A segment of the Sandaracinaceae bacterium genome:
TCGCGCGCTGAGCGGTGTGGCCGACTCCGACCTCGACCCCGAGACCATGCGCTGCACGGGCATCACCGCGGGCATCGAGATCGAGGCCGTGGAGGCGTTCATCCTGCGCTAGCCGACCCTTCGCGCTAGCCTCCGACCCGTGGACTTCCCCGGCCGCAGGCAGATCTTCGGCGCGCACATCGAGGCGCGGCGCCACCCGCTGGTGCCCGAACTCGCGCTCTTCCTGCTGGGCGAGGGGGTGGACCTCGAGGCGCACGTGCACGCCATCGTGGAGACCGACGACACGCCCATGTGGGCCTTTGCCTGGGCGGCGGGCGCAGCCCTCGCGCGGCACCTGCTGGACCACCCAGAGTTCGTGCGTGGGCTCGACGTGATCGACTTCGGAGCCGGCTCGGGCATCGCGGGGCTGGCGGCGGCGCGCGCGGGGGCGCGGTCCGTGGTGTGCGTGGACCTCGACCCGGAGGCGTTGGTGGCTTGCGCTGCGAACGCCGCGCTGAACGGGCTGGCCATCACCACGGCGACGACGCGGCCGGCGAGCTGGGACGTGGCCCTCGCGGCAGACGTGCTGTACGAGCGCAGCAATGCGCCGATCCTGACGGAGCTGGCCGCCTGCGAGGCGGTCACCCTGGTGGGCGAGTCCAACCGCCCGGGTACACCACGCGTGTCAGCCAGCGCGCTCGCCGTCTACGACGTGCGCACGTTCCCGGACGTGGACGTGCCGGTGACCCGAGCGGCCATCTACCGCTTCGAAGGGCGCCTCGGCTTCGAGCCCGGCTAGCGCCAGACAAGGCCTGGCCAAGCGCCGTGCGTCACGCGGAATGGCTCACGCCGCCGCGCCTCGTGCGCTATGGTCGCGGCCGAAGGTGAGCACGTGACATCGATCAAAGAGCTGGCGGCCCGAATCGCCTCGAGAGATTCCCCGCGAACGGAGGCCACGCTACAGGCGGACATCCGCCAGCTGTTGCTCGACCACCGGCTGGGCCTCACGGACGACGTCTTGCTCGAGCCGCAGGCCGGCGAGGGGCGGCGCATCGACGTGGAGGTCGGCTCCACCGTTATCGAGGTCAAGAAAGACCTCCGCAACCCCGCTGTTCTACGCGACGCCGTCAAGCAGCTGCGCGGCTACGTGCGCGCTCGTGAGGCGGCCTCCGATCGTCGGTACGTCGGGGTGCTCACGGACGGGGCGGAGTGGCGCTGCTATCACTTGCGCCAGGACGAGCTGCACGAGACCGGCAGCATGCTGACCGTCAGCCCCACGAAGCCGGATGTGGACACGCTCCTGATCTGGCTCGAGGGCGTGCTGGCCACTGCTCGCGACATCAAGCCCACGCCCGAAGAGATCTACGCGCGCCTCGGAGTGGGCAGCAGCTCTCACAGCCTGGACCGCGCGAGCCTCGCGGACCTCTATGAGCAGCACCGCGACGACCCGGTCGTTCGCACCAAGCGCCTGCTCTGGGCGCGGTTGCTGGAGACCGCTCTCGGCACGCAGTTCCAGGACAGTGACGACCTCTTCGTCGAGCACACGTTGCTGGTGAACACGGCCGAGATCATCGCGCACGCACTGCTAGGGCTCTCGCCTGAGCACTTGGCGCCGCGCTCACTGCTCTCGGGCGCCAAGTTCGACGAGGCCGGCGTTCACGGCGTCGTCGAGTCCGACTTCTTCGACTGGGTGGTGGACGTTCCGAAGGGCGACTCGTTCGTGCGCACCCTCGCCCGGCGCATCGCGCGCTTCGACTGGCGCGCGGTCGAGCACGACGTCCTGAAGGTGCTCTACGAGTCGGTCATCTCGGCGGAGACCCGCAAGAAGCTGGGCGAGTACTACACGCCCGACTGGCTGGCGCAGAAGGTGGTGGAGACGGCGGTCCCTGCGCCGCTGACCACGCGCGCGCTCGACCCTTCGTGCGGGTCGGGGACCTTCCTCTTCCACATGGTGCGGCGCTACCTGGCGGCGGGAGAG
Coding sequences within it:
- a CDS encoding 50S ribosomal protein L11 methyltransferase produces the protein MWAFAWAAGAALARHLLDHPEFVRGLDVIDFGAGSGIAGLAAARAGARSVVCVDLDPEALVACAANAALNGLAITTATTRPASWDVALAADVLYERSNAPILTELAACEAVTLVGESNRPGTPRVSASALAVYDVRTFPDVDVPVTRAAIYRFEGRLGFEPG